CGGGGCGAATGGACGGGGATCGGGGGGCGGCGCTCGCCGTTCGAGGGTGCGGCGCACGCGCTGTATCTTCCCCGGCGCACAGCGTTTACAGTGACGGCGGAGGAGGCGGGGGAGTTTGCCGTGACCTGGTGTCCGACGGACGAGGACCATGAGCCGTGGCTTATCACACCGGAAACGGTGCGGGTGTCTTTGCGGGGCGGGGACAATGTGACGCGGCAAATCAACGACCTGCTGCCGCCGGGGTCGCCGGTGCACCGGCTGGTGCTGGTGGAGGTGTACACGCCTGGCGGCAACTGGAGCAGTTACCCGCCGCACAAGCACGATGTTCATGCGGTGGACAGCGCGGGGAACCTGCTGGAGGCTGACCTGGAGGAGGTGTATTACTTCCGGATTGACCCGACGGAGGGCTATGCCTTCCAGCGGGTGTACACGGACGCGGGCTGCCCCCTGCACCGCGCGGGGTTCCCGATTGACGCGGTGATGACGGCGCGGGACGGATGCGCGGTGCTGGTGCCGGAGGGGTACCACCCCGTGGTGAGCGCGCCGGGTTACACGACCTATTATCTGAACGTGCTGGCGGGCAGCGCGCAGAGTCTCCTGGCGCGGGACGACCCCCGGTATGGCTGGGTGAAGGAGACGTACCGGGGCACGGACGACCGCCTGCCGCTGTATTGAGGGAGTCCGGTGGAATTCATTACACTCGCTGTCTGGGATACCATGGTGCAAACAAATAAGACGGCCGGTCCCCGTCCCCCTTTGAAGGGGGTGTGCCTTGCCGAAGCCTTCGGCGAAGGCAGGTGGTCGCAAAGCGACCGGGGGATG
This region of Candidatus Hydrogenedentota bacterium genomic DNA includes:
- the iolB gene encoding 5-deoxy-glucuronate isomerase, whose product is MKQYDARNLLITPSVSLEDPGLMLSITPESAGWEYISFQVRKLAAGASWSFATGENELALVNLSGRYRVASDRGEWTGIGGRRSPFEGAAHALYLPRRTAFTVTAEEAGEFAVTWCPTDEDHEPWLITPETVRVSLRGGDNVTRQINDLLPPGSPVHRLVLVEVYTPGGNWSSYPPHKHDVHAVDSAGNLLEADLEEVYYFRIDPTEGYAFQRVYTDAGCPLHRAGFPIDAVMTARDGCAVLVPEGYHPVVSAPGYTTYYLNVLAGSAQSLLARDDPRYGWVKETYRGTDDRLPLY